The DNA window GTGCCTTCATCCCGGCCGGCCAGTGGATGACCAGCGGATCGCAGACACCGCCCTGGTAGGTGTAGCGCTTGAACATCTTGTACGGCGTCGAGAACGCCGCCGCCCACCCGGTGGGGTAGTGGTTGTAGGTGTCGGGGCTGCCGAGCTTGTCGACCATCGTGAGATTCTGCGCCTCGTCGTCCGGGTAGCCGCCGAAGATCTTGCCCTCGTTGACCGAACCGTTGGGGCTGCCCTCACCGGACGCCCCGTTGTCGGCGCAGTAGAGGATCAGCGTGTTCTCGAGCTGGCCCGACTCCTCCAGGTAGTCGACGATGCGGCCCACCTGGGCGTCCGTGTACTCCGAGAAGCCGGCGAACACCTCCGCCATCCGGCTGAACATGTGCTTCTCCTCGTCGCTCAGCTCGTCCCACGGCCGGACCGCGTCCAGTGGCGAGAAGGTGCCGTCCGGCATCGGATTCAGCGGCGTCAGGTCGGTGTCCGCCGGCAGGATGCCCCGCTCGATCATCCGGGCGAGGACCCACTCCCGGTAGGCCTCGTAGCCGTCGTCGAACATGCCCTTGTACTTGTCGATGTACTCCTGCGGCGCGTGGTGCGGGGCGTGATTGGCGCCCGGGCAGAACCAGAGGTACCACGGCTTGTCCGGTTCGGTCTGCTTGACGTCGCGGATCATCTTGAGTGCCTGATCCGCGAGATCCTTCGACAGGTGGTAGCCCTGCTCGGGGGTGTACGGCTGCTCGATGTAGCGGTTGTCCTCCGCGAGCGACGGATACCAGTTGTTGGTCTCGCCGCCGATGAAACCGTAGAAGCGGTCGTAGCCCTGGGCGAGCGGCCAGTTCTTCTTCGACGCGCCCGCGGTCCACTCGTCGATCGGCACGTTGTGGTTCTTGCCCACCCAGAACGTCGCCCACCCGGCATCGCGCAGCAGGTGCGCCATCGTGACGTTCGAGGGCGGGATGTGCGAGCTGTAACCGGGGAAGCCCGTGGACGACTCGGAGATCGAGGCGAAGCCGTTGAGGTGGTGGTTGCGTCCGGTCAGGAAGGTCGAGCGCGTGGGCGAGCACAGCGCGGTGGTGTGCCACTGCGTGTAGGTCAGCCCGTTCTCGGCGAGTCGGTCCATCGTCGGCATCGCGATCCGTCCACCGTACGGGGACCAGGCCGCCGTGCCGGTGTCGTCGTACAGCACGACGAGCACGTTGGGTGCGCCCTGCGGGGCCCTGTCAGGGAGGAAGGCGTCCCAGTCCGAGACCGAGTCCCGTACGTCCAGGTTGATGACGCCTTTGAAGTCCTTTGCCACGATCGCTCCTTTGCCACGAAGACGACAAGTCACCGTCCATCGTCGACCGCCGGGATCGCCTGCGCCTCACCCGAGTGAGGTGAAGCCGCGACCGCCGAACTCGAACACGATGAATCGACCTGAGACGGACAGGAGGTGGGAACGCGAATGGGTCACGGGTCACGAGAGAGCGGGCACGGACATTGGTGGCTGTTCGCGTCGCTCCAGGGATATCAGCGGGGCTGGCTGCGTCCCGACGTGGTCGCCGGTCTGACGGTGTGGGCGGTGCTGGTTCCGGAGTCGCTGGCGTACGCCACCATCGCCGGCGTGAGTCCGGTGGTCGGCCTCTACGCCGCAGTGCCGGCGCTGGTTCTGTACGCGGCCGCCGGCAGCTCGCGGCACCTGGTCGTGGGACCGATGTCGGCGACCGCAGCGCTGTCGGCGGCGATCATCGCACCGGTCGCGGGCGCCGACGGCGGGCACTATCTGACACTCACCGCCGTTCTGGCCATCGTGACCGGTATCGCCGGCCTGCTGGCGGGGTTGTGCCGCCTCGGCTTCGCCGCCTCGTTCATCTCCGAGCCGGTCCTGAAGGGGTTCATCGTGGGTCTCGCCCTGACCATCGTGATCGGTCAGGTGCCGAAGTTGTTCGGGATCCCGAAGGGCGAGGGTGACTTCTTCGAACAGGCATGGGACGTCGCTCGCCAACTCGGCGACACCCAATGGCCGACCTTCGCGATCGGGGCCGCGAGTCTGGTGCTGGTGCTGGGCCTCAGGAGGTGGGTCCCGCTGGTCCCGGGGTCCCTGGTCGTGGTGCTGCTCAGCATCGTGGCGGTGCAGACGTTGTCACTCGGCGACCACGGGGTGGACGTCGTCGGGCACATCGACGCCGGACTGCCGTCGCTCGGGTTGCCGGACGGACGGAGCTGGCAAGACTATTACGATCTTGCCGGGCCGGCGTTCGGCGTGCTGCTGATCGGCTTCGCGGAGGGGCTCGGGGCCGCGAAGACGTATGCCGCCAGAGCGGGCTACGAGATCGACGCCAACCGGGAACTGCTGGGACTCGGCGCCGCCAATCTGGGCTCGGGGCTGGCCTCGGGCATGGTCGTCAACGGCAGCCTGTCCAAGACCGCCGTCAACGGCGCAGCGGGAGCGAGAACGCAAGTCAGCGGGATCGTGGTCGCGGTTCTCACCGTCGTCACTCTGCTGTTCCTCACCGGCCTCTTCGAGAAGTTGCCGGAGGCGACGCTCGCAGCAGTCGTCATCGCCGCAGTGATCGAGTTGGTCGACGTCGCGTCGCTGCGACGGCTGTATCGGGTGTGGTCGAGGCGGCTCGGCAGCATCTACGGCTTCGCCGCACGTGCCGATTTCCTCGCCGCGATGGCGGCGATGCTCGGCGTACTGGTGTTCGACACGCTCCCGGGGCTGGTCATCGGGATCGGTGTTTCCATGCTGCTGCTGCTCTACCGAACGTCCCGGCCGCACATCGCGACCCTCGGCAGGGAGGGCGCCGTCTGGGTGGACACCGATCGACACGCCCACGCCACGACCAGGGCGGCTGCCCTGGTCGTGCGCGTCGAGAGTGGTCTCTTCTTCGCGAATGCGGACTACGTCAAGGAGACCGTCGAAGGCCGCTGCACCGACGAGACCCGTGTGGTGGTGCTCGACGCAGAAACATCACCCAACATCGATGTCAGCGCCGCCGAAATGTTGAGGCAGCTTCAGGACAGTCTGCAGCGCAGAGGAATCGAGCTCCGAATCGCCCACGACATCGGTCAGGTGCGAGACGTTCTGGGCGCCGCCGGCTCGAACGATCGGGTGCTCGAGGTGTTTAGCACTGTCGACGACGCATTGTCGGGAAGAAAGTCGCAGATCGGCCGTCACGGCCGGAAGGAGTGAAGGATGAGCAGCTATCGGAGTGCCGGCCTGCCGGACAAGACCCTCGATGCCGGGAAGCTGTGGGCGGGCGGTGTCGCCACGGCCCTCGTGGCGGCCCTCGTCGCCGTCGTGGGACTGGCGATCGTCCGGGATCTGGTCGACATCCCGGTGACGGTGCCGCCAGCGACGTTCGCCGACTCGCAGGCAGGGATCATGGCGGGGTACGCGGTGTTCGCGGCTCTGATCGCGACGGCAT is part of the Rhodococcus sp. SGAir0479 genome and encodes:
- a CDS encoding arylsulfatase → MAKDFKGVINLDVRDSVSDWDAFLPDRAPQGAPNVLVVLYDDTGTAAWSPYGGRIAMPTMDRLAENGLTYTQWHTTALCSPTRSTFLTGRNHHLNGFASISESSTGFPGYSSHIPPSNVTMAHLLRDAGWATFWVGKNHNVPIDEWTAGASKKNWPLAQGYDRFYGFIGGETNNWYPSLAEDNRYIEQPYTPEQGYHLSKDLADQALKMIRDVKQTEPDKPWYLWFCPGANHAPHHAPQEYIDKYKGMFDDGYEAYREWVLARMIERGILPADTDLTPLNPMPDGTFSPLDAVRPWDELSDEEKHMFSRMAEVFAGFSEYTDAQVGRIVDYLEESGQLENTLILYCADNGASGEGSPNGSVNEGKIFGGYPDDEAQNLTMVDKLGSPDTYNHYPTGWAAAFSTPYKMFKRYTYQGGVCDPLVIHWPAGMKARGEVRHQYHHSTDIVPTILEACGVSMPDTYNGVEQTPLSGVSMAYSFDAPADGPTAKQTQYYEMFGQRGLWHRGWKAVSVHGPISGTGNFDKDVWELYHTDVDRAEAHDLAARHPDKLEELKTLWMAEAEANNVLPLNDLQVLGNPKDFETFIGMEFHQPVPPSGQYVYYPGTSEIPERSAANVHGVSYRILAEVDLTPDTEGVIFAHGSRFGGHALFVKDGTLTYAYNFLGIPPEDRISAPVPTSGKHILGVEFTKEGMGPDREGIGPLRLYIDDKQVGEQKIRTVLGHFSLCGEGLCIGYDSADPVSSAYPEPRFEFRAGKITKVVFDIADDAYVDIEKHMQAAMARD
- a CDS encoding SulP family inorganic anion transporter; this encodes MGHGSRESGHGHWWLFASLQGYQRGWLRPDVVAGLTVWAVLVPESLAYATIAGVSPVVGLYAAVPALVLYAAAGSSRHLVVGPMSATAALSAAIIAPVAGADGGHYLTLTAVLAIVTGIAGLLAGLCRLGFAASFISEPVLKGFIVGLALTIVIGQVPKLFGIPKGEGDFFEQAWDVARQLGDTQWPTFAIGAASLVLVLGLRRWVPLVPGSLVVVLLSIVAVQTLSLGDHGVDVVGHIDAGLPSLGLPDGRSWQDYYDLAGPAFGVLLIGFAEGLGAAKTYAARAGYEIDANRELLGLGAANLGSGLASGMVVNGSLSKTAVNGAAGARTQVSGIVVAVLTVVTLLFLTGLFEKLPEATLAAVVIAAVIELVDVASLRRLYRVWSRRLGSIYGFAARADFLAAMAAMLGVLVFDTLPGLVIGIGVSMLLLLYRTSRPHIATLGREGAVWVDTDRHAHATTRAAALVVRVESGLFFANADYVKETVEGRCTDETRVVVLDAETSPNIDVSAAEMLRQLQDSLQRRGIELRIAHDIGQVRDVLGAAGSNDRVLEVFSTVDDALSGRKSQIGRHGRKE